One Flavobacterium sp. 90 DNA segment encodes these proteins:
- a CDS encoding MBL fold metallo-hydrolase, with translation MKIEQIYTGCLAQGAYYITSNGEAAIIDPLREIQPYLDRLERDNVKLKYIFETHFHADFVSGHIDLSKETQAPIVYGPNAACEFDCISAKDGQEFKIGNITIKALHTPGHTMESTTYLLIDENGKDHAIFSGDTLFIGDVGRPDLAQKAAGMTQDQLAGILFHSLRDKIMTLADDVIVYPAHGAGSACGKNMSKETVSTIGNQKATNYALRENMTEAEFITEVTDGLLPPPAYFSMNVAMNKKGYESFESVLHNGMKAIKAEDFEAVAEETGALILDTRKNVDFYKGFIPQSINIGINGDFAPWVGTLIADVKQPIILVTEAGLEEETVTRLSRVGFDAIVGHLEGGFEAWQKAGFEIDTVNRISAEQFASQLNLKEDKVIDIRKETEYSAEHIDEAYNKPLAFINDWVKDINPNEHFYLHCAAGYRSMIASSILQARGFRNFTEIEGGFAAISKTNIPKSDFVCQSKVL, from the coding sequence ATGAAAATAGAACAAATTTACACCGGATGTCTAGCGCAAGGTGCTTATTATATTACTTCAAATGGTGAAGCGGCCATTATTGATCCGCTTAGAGAAATTCAGCCTTATTTAGATCGATTAGAGCGCGATAACGTAAAATTGAAATATATTTTTGAGACGCATTTCCATGCTGATTTCGTTTCCGGTCATATCGATTTGAGCAAAGAAACTCAGGCTCCAATCGTCTACGGACCAAATGCTGCTTGCGAATTTGATTGCATTTCTGCAAAAGACGGACAGGAATTCAAAATCGGAAATATTACGATAAAAGCGTTGCATACTCCGGGTCACACGATGGAAAGTACAACGTATTTACTAATTGACGAAAACGGAAAAGATCACGCGATTTTCTCTGGAGATACTTTGTTTATTGGCGATGTTGGTCGTCCTGATTTGGCTCAGAAAGCTGCGGGAATGACTCAGGATCAATTGGCGGGAATTTTATTTCATTCGTTAAGAGACAAAATCATGACACTTGCAGATGATGTAATTGTTTATCCTGCGCACGGAGCAGGAAGCGCTTGTGGAAAAAACATGAGTAAAGAAACAGTTTCGACTATTGGGAATCAAAAAGCTACGAATTACGCTTTACGCGAAAATATGACTGAAGCTGAATTTATTACCGAAGTAACAGACGGATTATTACCTCCGCCAGCTTATTTCAGTATGAATGTGGCAATGAATAAAAAAGGTTACGAAAGTTTCGAATCGGTTTTGCACAACGGAATGAAAGCTATTAAAGCAGAAGATTTTGAGGCTGTAGCCGAAGAAACCGGAGCTTTAATCTTAGATACTAGAAAAAATGTTGATTTTTATAAAGGATTTATTCCGCAATCTATTAATATTGGTATCAACGGAGATTTTGCGCCGTGGGTTGGAACTTTGATTGCAGATGTAAAACAACCTATAATATTAGTAACAGAAGCTGGTCTTGAAGAAGAAACTGTAACGCGTTTAAGCCGTGTAGGTTTTGATGCAATTGTTGGACATCTTGAAGGTGGTTTTGAAGCTTGGCAGAAAGCGGGTTTTGAAATCGATACGGTAAACCGAATTTCAGCGGAACAATTTGCGAGTCAATTAAATCTTAAAGAAGATAAAGTAATCGACATTCGAAAAGAAACAGAATATAGCGCCGAACATATTGATGAAGCTTACAATAAACCGTTGGCTTTTATTAATGATTGGGTAAAAGATATTAATCCAAATGAGCATTTCTATTTACATTGTGCTGCCGGATACAGAAGTATGATTGCTTCTTCGATTTTGCAAGCTCGCGGTTTTAGAAACTTCACTGAAATTGAAGGCGGTTTTGCAGCGATTTCAAAAACGAATATTCCAAAATCAGATTTCGTTTGTCAAAGTAAAGTATTGTAA
- a CDS encoding HD domain-containing protein — MKTEDLFNQIAFIKEIDKVKYIQRRTKLFNSDRNENDAEHSWHLALMAIVLAEHSNEPIDVLKVVKMVLIHDIVEIDAGDIFLYDTQINHDNTDQERLAANRIFGLLPKNQADEMIAIWEEFETGETNEAKFARSMDRLEPLLQNTSNNGGTWKEYGVPYSKVYEKKSVIKEGSKEIWNYAEGLINESVEKGILKKE, encoded by the coding sequence ATGAAAACAGAAGATTTATTCAATCAAATTGCTTTTATAAAAGAGATTGATAAAGTAAAATACATTCAGCGAAGAACAAAGCTTTTTAATAGTGACCGAAACGAAAATGATGCTGAACACAGTTGGCATTTGGCTTTGATGGCGATTGTTTTGGCTGAACATTCAAATGAGCCAATTGATGTTTTGAAAGTCGTAAAAATGGTTTTGATTCATGATATTGTTGAAATCGATGCCGGAGATATTTTTCTATACGATACGCAAATAAATCACGATAACACCGATCAAGAACGATTGGCGGCAAATCGTATTTTTGGTTTATTGCCTAAAAATCAAGCCGACGAAATGATCGCAATTTGGGAAGAATTTGAAACCGGAGAAACCAACGAAGCAAAATTCGCAAGATCTATGGACAGATTAGAACCTTTATTACAAAATACTTCTAACAATGGAGGAACATGGAAGGAATATGGCGTGCCTTATAGTAAGGTTTACGAAAAAAAGAGTGTTATAAAAGAAGGATCAAAAGAGATTTGGAATTACGCAGAAGGATTGATTAATGAAAGCGTCGAAAAAGGAATTCTCAAAAAAGAGTAA
- a CDS encoding cytochrome ubiquinol oxidase subunit I, whose protein sequence is MEEMLFYDRMQFAFTITFHYLFPQLTMGLSLIIVYFKWKYLKTQNEQYNHATHFWMKIFALNFAMGVVTGIPMEFQFGTNWAKFSELTGGIIGQTLAMEGMFSFFLESSFLGLFLFGEKLLGHKWHFVTGLLICIGSWASGFLIIATHSWMQNPVGYEILENGKFVLNNFQALFLNPWLWPSYLHNQAASLVTSSFVVAGIGSFYILSKKNVSFGKLFLKTGVIFGLISCIIVAVPTGDLLAKNVVKYQPVTFAGMEGIFHTEKKGSEIVLIGQPDVKDKKLDNKIAVPNILSFLTYGNWNQEIKGLDQFEEDLHPTNISGLYYAYHIMVGLGTLFIGLMVLALFQLIRGKLFETKWILWSLMFMMPFPYIANTTGWYTAELGRQPWLVYNLLRTAAGASPTVSSGNTLFTLLGFIGLYLLLGMLFLLLIGKIINKGPHNVELNSEKI, encoded by the coding sequence ATGGAAGAAATGCTTTTTTATGACCGAATGCAATTCGCCTTCACAATTACTTTTCATTATCTTTTTCCGCAACTTACAATGGGTCTTTCGCTGATCATTGTTTATTTTAAGTGGAAATATCTAAAAACTCAAAACGAACAATATAATCACGCCACGCATTTCTGGATGAAAATTTTTGCCTTGAATTTTGCGATGGGCGTTGTAACCGGAATCCCAATGGAGTTTCAATTTGGAACCAATTGGGCAAAATTTTCGGAGTTAACTGGCGGAATCATTGGACAGACGCTGGCAATGGAAGGAATGTTTTCTTTCTTTCTCGAATCTTCTTTTTTAGGTTTATTTTTATTTGGAGAAAAACTCCTTGGACATAAATGGCATTTTGTAACCGGATTATTGATTTGCATTGGTTCTTGGGCAAGCGGATTTTTAATTATTGCCACACATTCCTGGATGCAGAATCCTGTAGGTTACGAAATCCTTGAAAACGGAAAATTTGTCCTTAATAATTTCCAGGCTTTATTCCTTAATCCTTGGTTGTGGCCATCTTATTTGCACAATCAGGCAGCTTCATTAGTGACAAGTTCGTTTGTTGTGGCGGGAATTGGATCTTTTTATATTCTAAGCAAAAAGAATGTTTCTTTTGGAAAATTGTTTTTGAAAACCGGTGTTATCTTCGGATTGATTTCGTGTATAATTGTAGCGGTTCCAACAGGAGATTTATTAGCTAAAAACGTAGTGAAATATCAACCTGTAACTTTTGCAGGAATGGAAGGAATTTTCCATACCGAAAAGAAAGGTTCTGAAATTGTCCTGATTGGTCAACCTGACGTAAAAGACAAAAAATTGGACAATAAAATCGCGGTTCCAAATATCCTGAGTTTCCTGACTTATGGAAACTGGAATCAGGAAATAAAAGGTTTAGATCAGTTCGAAGAAGATTTGCATCCAACCAATATTTCGGGATTGTATTATGCGTATCATATTATGGTAGGTTTAGGAACGCTTTTTATTGGATTAATGGTTTTAGCGCTTTTTCAATTAATTAGAGGGAAATTATTCGAAACCAAATGGATTTTATGGTCGCTTATGTTTATGATGCCATTTCCGTATATCGCAAATACAACCGGCTGGTACACCGCCGAATTAGGAAGACAACCTTGGCTGGTTTATAATTTATTGCGAACGGCTGCGGGAGCATCACCAACGGTTTCGTCCGGAAATACCTTGTTTACTTTACTGGGCTTTATAGGATTGTACCTTTTACTGGGAATGTTGTTTTTGCTTTTGATTGGAAAAATCATCAATAAAGGACCTCATAATGTTGAACTGAATTCAGAAAAAATATAG
- the cydB gene encoding cytochrome d ubiquinol oxidase subunit II — protein MEFFWYVVLMGILAVYIVLDGYDFGAGIIHLFFAKTEKDKKAITNAIGPFWDANEVWIIAAGGVLFFAFPTLYASSFSGFYLPLIMILWLLIFRAIGLEMRGQVHHPMWESIWDKAFGIASLLLALFFGIALGNIVRGVNLGMVTNGVSTQEAHFFFLPLWNPTFSPQANELGIIDWFTLFLGIVSVVALTIHGANWIIFKTNSSLNTQLKNVVFKLNIVLLILVCISLQIWHFIEPKPFHNFIETPILWFFPLMTFVGILGLFKIRSFKKDGHGFIFSTLFLVGGFASTAVSIFPNVLPSTNNVNPSLTIYNTAAGEYGLNAGMSWFFIALFLVIIYFIIQYRVFSGKMDDIGYGEH, from the coding sequence ATGGAATTTTTTTGGTACGTAGTTTTAATGGGAATTCTGGCCGTTTATATTGTATTAGACGGTTACGATTTTGGAGCAGGAATAATTCATTTATTTTTTGCCAAAACAGAAAAAGATAAAAAAGCAATCACAAATGCGATTGGACCGTTTTGGGATGCCAACGAAGTTTGGATTATTGCCGCGGGAGGAGTTTTGTTTTTTGCTTTTCCAACTTTATACGCTTCGTCATTTAGCGGATTTTATTTGCCGTTGATTATGATTTTATGGCTTTTGATTTTCCGTGCAATTGGTCTCGAAATGCGCGGACAAGTGCATCATCCAATGTGGGAAAGTATTTGGGATAAAGCATTTGGAATCGCAAGTTTGCTTTTGGCATTGTTTTTTGGGATCGCCTTAGGAAATATTGTTCGAGGCGTGAATCTTGGAATGGTAACCAACGGAGTTTCGACGCAAGAAGCGCATTTTTTCTTTTTGCCTTTATGGAATCCTACTTTCAGTCCGCAAGCGAATGAATTGGGAATTATCGATTGGTTTACACTTTTCCTCGGAATTGTAAGTGTTGTCGCTTTGACGATTCATGGCGCAAACTGGATTATCTTTAAAACGAATTCTTCTTTAAATACTCAGCTTAAAAATGTAGTGTTTAAACTGAATATTGTTCTTTTGATTTTGGTTTGTATTTCGTTGCAAATCTGGCATTTTATTGAGCCAAAACCATTTCATAATTTTATTGAAACGCCAATTCTTTGGTTTTTTCCTCTAATGACTTTTGTTGGAATTTTAGGATTATTCAAAATACGTTCGTTTAAAAAAGACGGTCATGGATTTATATTTTCGACCTTATTTTTAGTTGGCGGATTTGCTTCAACAGCGGTTTCGATTTTTCCGAATGTTTTGCCTTCGACCAATAATGTAAATCCATCATTAACGATTTACAATACTGCAGCCGGAGAATACGGATTGAATGCCGGAATGAGTTGGTTTTTTATCGCTTTGTTTCTGGTGATTATTTATTTTATTATTCAATATCGCGTTTTTAGCGGAAAAATGGATGATATTGGATATGGGGAACATTAA
- a CDS encoding Crp/Fnr family transcriptional regulator: protein MEDLTSFIENINKKVVLLPDEMDVLLSEFKVRKIKKRQFIVQPEFVNKQRTYVLEGSFRAYVVDEKGTEHTIQFAIEDWWIADYNSYIYQTPATMFIVALEDSVILQINHEAEQKLKASSHNLETLFRLMAEKSAAFYARRIIAMLTQNAEQRYSEFLEKFPKVAQRLPQYALASYLNMTTEFLSKIRNEKVKKKG from the coding sequence ATGGAAGACCTGACATCATTTATTGAAAACATTAATAAGAAAGTTGTTTTGTTACCAGACGAAATGGATGTTTTATTGTCTGAGTTTAAAGTTCGGAAAATAAAGAAAAGACAATTTATTGTACAACCGGAATTTGTAAACAAGCAAAGAACTTATGTGCTTGAAGGATCTTTTCGGGCTTATGTTGTCGACGAAAAAGGTACGGAACATACGATTCAGTTTGCTATTGAAGATTGGTGGATCGCAGATTACAATAGTTATATCTACCAAACTCCGGCAACGATGTTTATTGTTGCGCTTGAAGATAGTGTGATTCTACAAATAAATCATGAAGCAGAGCAGAAACTGAAAGCGTCCAGTCATAATCTTGAAACATTATTTCGTTTAATGGCCGAAAAATCTGCGGCATTTTATGCGCGTCGGATTATTGCAATGCTTACGCAAAATGCCGAACAACGTTATAGCGAGTTTCTGGAAAAGTTTCCAAAAGTTGCGCAACGCCTTCCACAATACGCTCTTGCGTCTTACCTTAATATGACGACAGAGTTTTTATCTAAGATTCGTAATGAAAAAGTCAAGAAAAAAGGTTGA
- a CDS encoding glucose 1-dehydrogenase, whose product MENLGKLNGKVALITGASKGIGAGIAKAYANQGATVIVNYASSKYDADKVVEEIIANGGKAIAIQGNVEKSADVKRIFEEIVKSFGKLDILVNNAGIYKFAGIDDITEESFHNMFNINVLGSVLTIQQAVKLFGDKGGVIINTGSIVSTLDMPTTLIYTQTKYAVDAMTRILAKELGPKNIRINSINPGLIETEGSHSSGVMNGDAEKWHVSETPLGRVGKPEDIAKVAVFLASEDSNWITGETIAVSGGQR is encoded by the coding sequence ATGGAAAATTTAGGAAAATTAAACGGGAAAGTAGCATTAATAACTGGCGCATCAAAAGGTATTGGTGCAGGTATCGCTAAAGCATATGCAAATCAGGGCGCGACTGTAATCGTAAATTATGCAAGTAGTAAGTATGATGCAGATAAAGTCGTTGAGGAAATAATTGCTAACGGCGGAAAAGCAATTGCAATACAAGGGAATGTCGAAAAATCAGCAGATGTAAAACGCATTTTTGAAGAAATCGTAAAATCATTTGGAAAACTGGATATTCTAGTAAATAATGCCGGTATTTATAAATTTGCAGGAATTGATGATATTACTGAAGAATCATTCCATAATATGTTCAACATTAATGTATTGGGAAGCGTACTTACGATTCAGCAAGCGGTGAAATTATTTGGAGACAAAGGCGGCGTAATCATTAATACGGGTTCTATAGTTTCGACGCTTGATATGCCTACGACATTAATTTACACGCAAACAAAATATGCTGTTGATGCAATGACGCGCATTCTTGCCAAAGAACTTGGCCCGAAAAATATACGTATCAATTCTATTAATCCTGGATTGATCGAAACGGAAGGTTCTCATAGTTCCGGAGTTATGAATGGAGATGCAGAAAAATGGCATGTTTCTGAAACACCACTTGGGCGAGTAGGAAAACCAGAAGATATTGCAAAAGTTGCGGTATTTCTTGCTTCCGAAGATTCTAACTGGATTACTGGCGAAACCATTGCCGTTTCTGGTGGACAACGCTAA
- a CDS encoding helix-turn-helix transcriptional regulator, with protein MSTATKPKHIGRNISRIRELRGMKQEALAQAIGSNQQAISGIESSEEIDAKKLEQIAKALGVTVEAIENFSEESVFNFFNNFYDNSASNGQGSSGPIFTFNPLDKVVELYERLIQAEKELVQAEKEKVEYLEKLLKK; from the coding sequence ATGAGCACAGCAACAAAACCAAAACATATTGGGCGAAATATTAGCCGAATCAGAGAACTTCGCGGAATGAAACAAGAAGCGCTTGCACAAGCAATTGGTTCAAACCAACAAGCGATTTCCGGAATTGAATCTAGTGAGGAAATTGATGCTAAAAAACTGGAACAAATTGCAAAAGCACTTGGAGTTACAGTAGAAGCAATTGAGAATTTTTCGGAAGAATCGGTTTTTAATTTCTTTAATAACTTTTACGATAATAGTGCAAGTAATGGTCAAGGTTCATCTGGACCTATTTTTACTTTCAATCCTCTAGATAAAGTAGTTGAACTTTATGAACGTTTGATTCAGGCTGAAAAAGAATTAGTTCAGGCAGAAAAAGAAAAGGTTGAATATCTTGAAAAGCTTTTGAAAAAATAA
- a CDS encoding sulfite exporter TauE/SafE family protein codes for MEYLGYFASIIIGISLGLIGGGGSILTIPILVYLFKVNPEQATSYSLFIVGLTALFGSYNHYKMGNLKLKSALYFAIPSVVSILIIREVIFPQIASTLFCIASYSVSKDFLIMIIFSILMITASISMIRKNKTEIKATETNYTQLSIIGFIVGIITGFLGAGGGFLIIPALLFFANLPMKQAVGTSLLIITINSTIGFGGDLYIGTPINYTFLLGVSSMALLGMLLGSQLSKKIDGTKLKPIFGWFVLVMGFYIITKEVLF; via the coding sequence ATGGAATATTTAGGTTATTTTGCTTCAATCATCATCGGGATTTCACTGGGCTTAATTGGTGGCGGCGGATCGATATTGACAATTCCTATTTTGGTGTATTTGTTCAAAGTAAATCCGGAGCAAGCCACTTCATATTCCTTATTTATTGTTGGATTAACCGCTTTATTTGGAAGTTACAACCATTACAAAATGGGAAATCTAAAACTTAAATCGGCATTGTATTTTGCGATTCCGTCTGTGGTTTCGATTCTGATTATTCGTGAAGTAATATTTCCTCAAATCGCTTCTACTCTATTTTGCATTGCGTCATATTCTGTTTCCAAAGATTTTCTGATCATGATAATCTTTTCGATATTAATGATTACAGCTTCGATTTCGATGATTCGAAAAAACAAAACCGAAATAAAAGCAACCGAAACAAATTACACACAATTAAGTATAATAGGTTTCATCGTTGGAATCATAACCGGATTTCTTGGTGCCGGCGGTGGATTCCTAATAATTCCTGCTTTGTTGTTTTTTGCAAATTTACCTATGAAACAAGCCGTAGGAACATCATTATTGATTATTACCATAAATTCCACAATAGGTTTTGGAGGCGATTTATACATTGGAACTCCCATAAATTACACTTTTTTATTAGGCGTTTCCTCAATGGCACTTCTGGGAATGTTACTTGGAAGTCAGCTTTCTAAAAAAATAGACGGCACAAAACTTAAACCCATTTTTGGATGGTTTGTTCTCGTAATGGGATTTTATATTATTACAAAAGAGGTTTTATTTTAA
- a CDS encoding Crp/Fnr family transcriptional regulator → MQNSLKNIFPNFSNELISTIEENGSLQHYEAGTILMRTGQYIKNTVLITKGKIKIYREGEDGGEFLMYYLQPGQACAISMICATKSEKSQIMAKVVEDVSVMMIPLQMMDKWMMEHRSWYEFVIETYRNRFEEVLEVVDNIAFRSMDERLEFYLKRHSDACGCSEVNLSHQEIASELNTSREVVSRLLKKMEQRGLVKLNRNQIELLK, encoded by the coding sequence ATGCAAAATTCATTAAAAAATATATTCCCAAATTTCTCCAACGAACTTATTTCGACAATCGAAGAAAACGGAAGTTTACAGCATTACGAAGCCGGAACCATTTTAATGCGAACCGGACAATATATTAAGAATACAGTTTTGATCACCAAAGGAAAAATCAAAATCTATCGCGAAGGCGAAGATGGCGGCGAATTTCTAATGTATTATTTACAACCAGGTCAGGCTTGCGCCATTTCGATGATTTGTGCCACTAAAAGCGAGAAAAGTCAGATTATGGCAAAAGTTGTCGAAGATGTTTCGGTAATGATGATTCCGTTGCAAATGATGGATAAATGGATGATGGAACACAGATCCTGGTACGAATTCGTAATCGAAACCTACAGAAATCGATTTGAAGAAGTCTTAGAAGTTGTCGACAATATCGCTTTCCGTTCTATGGATGAACGTTTAGAATTTTATCTCAAAAGACATTCCGACGCTTGTGGTTGTTCTGAAGTAAATTTATCACATCAGGAAATTGCTTCAGAATTAAATACTTCAAGAGAAGTCGTTTCGAGATTACTCAAAAAAATGGAACAAAGAGGTTTGGTCAAACTAAACCGAAACCAAATAGAACTTTTAAAATAA
- a CDS encoding rhodanese-like domain-containing protein, giving the protein MNLSQEDWVNQLAADENAVILDVRTEDEFNDGYIENAVNIDINKGQGFIYEIEELDKNKNYYVYCRSGARSAKACQIMNELGINNAYNLLGGILDWEGETVNP; this is encoded by the coding sequence ATGAATTTATCACAAGAAGATTGGGTTAATCAGCTAGCTGCTGACGAGAATGCAGTTATACTTGACGTAAGAACTGAAGACGAATTTAATGACGGCTATATCGAAAATGCCGTAAATATCGACATTAATAAAGGACAAGGTTTTATTTATGAAATCGAAGAATTAGATAAAAACAAAAACTATTATGTGTATTGTCGTTCTGGTGCCAGAAGTGCTAAAGCATGTCAGATAATGAATGAGTTAGGTATAAATAATGCCTACAATTTGCTTGGTGGAATCCTGGACTGGGAAGGGGAAACAGTGAATCCATAA
- a CDS encoding NADP-dependent glyceraldehyde-3-phosphate dehydrogenase codes for MSLIPEEYQIKTLINQDTYLVNGELKQWTGQTTPVFSTISSTEKYTPTLLGSIPFMAEKEAAEVVEAANAAYNKGQGLWPTMKVVDRIKCMENFVKQMKETRQEVVKLLMWEIGKNLGDSEKEFDRTVEYIYDTIASYKELNGRSAHFEKVQGVNAMIRRGPLGVVLCLGPYNYPLNETFSLLIPALIMGNTVIFKPAKHGVLCISPLLEAFRSSFPKGVINIVYGRGREVASPIMKSGKIDVLALIGNSKSAIALQDQHPNKNRLRLILGLEAKNPAIILPDADLDLAIQECIAGTLSFNGQRCTALKVLYVHESIAEEFNKRFSEKVDALVFGNPWEKGASLTPLPETEKPAYIQGLIDDATHKGAKILNEKGGKHTDNYIFPAVLYPVNKQMRVYHEEQFGPVVPIISFKDISEPLEDMAESNYGQQVSLFGKDIKTLAPLIDALVNLVCRVNLNSSCQRGPDAFPFTGRKDSAVGTLSIPDALRSFSIRTFVASKDIAYNNEILQELLNSKESNFINTDYIL; via the coding sequence ATGAGTTTAATACCAGAAGAATATCAAATTAAAACTCTTATAAATCAAGATACTTATCTTGTAAACGGAGAACTAAAACAATGGACAGGGCAAACTACACCTGTTTTTTCTACAATTTCATCTACAGAAAAATATACACCAACATTATTAGGATCGATTCCGTTTATGGCAGAGAAAGAAGCTGCCGAAGTTGTTGAAGCTGCAAATGCTGCTTATAATAAAGGACAAGGTTTATGGCCAACTATGAAAGTGGTTGATCGTATTAAATGCATGGAGAACTTCGTAAAACAAATGAAGGAAACGCGTCAGGAAGTTGTGAAGCTCCTAATGTGGGAAATTGGAAAAAATCTTGGTGATTCTGAAAAAGAGTTTGACAGAACTGTTGAATATATTTACGATACGATCGCCAGCTATAAAGAATTAAACGGACGTAGTGCGCATTTTGAAAAAGTACAAGGTGTAAACGCTATGATTCGTCGTGGACCTCTTGGAGTTGTATTGTGTCTTGGACCTTACAATTATCCGCTTAATGAAACTTTTTCTTTGTTGATTCCGGCTTTGATTATGGGAAATACTGTAATCTTTAAACCTGCAAAACATGGCGTTTTATGTATTTCGCCATTGTTGGAAGCGTTTAGAAGCAGTTTTCCAAAAGGTGTTATTAATATTGTTTATGGTAGAGGTCGTGAAGTGGCTTCTCCAATCATGAAATCTGGAAAAATTGATGTTTTGGCATTAATCGGAAACAGTAAATCTGCGATTGCATTGCAAGATCAACATCCAAATAAAAACAGATTGCGTTTGATTCTAGGTTTAGAAGCAAAAAATCCAGCGATTATTTTACCTGATGCCGATTTAGATTTGGCAATTCAGGAATGTATTGCAGGAACTTTATCATTCAACGGACAACGTTGTACGGCTTTAAAAGTACTTTATGTTCATGAATCTATTGCAGAAGAATTTAACAAACGTTTCTCTGAAAAAGTAGATGCATTGGTATTTGGAAATCCTTGGGAAAAAGGAGCTTCGTTAACACCACTTCCAGAGACTGAAAAACCAGCTTATATTCAGGGATTAATTGATGATGCAACACATAAAGGTGCAAAAATATTGAACGAAAAAGGAGGAAAACATACCGATAATTATATTTTTCCAGCGGTTCTTTATCCTGTAAATAAACAAATGCGTGTGTATCACGAAGAACAATTTGGACCAGTTGTGCCAATTATTTCTTTCAAAGATATTAGCGAACCTCTTGAAGATATGGCCGAATCAAACTACGGACAACAAGTAAGTTTATTCGGGAAAGATATTAAAACTTTGGCACCGCTTATCGATGCTTTAGTAAACTTAGTTTGTAGAGTAAACCTCAACAGTTCTTGTCAGAGAGGTCCTGATGCATTCCCTTTTACTGGTCGTAAAGATTCTGCTGTAGGAACTTTGAGTATTCCTGATGCTTTGCGCTCATTTTCAATTCGTACGTTCGTGGCTTCAAAAGATATCGCTTATAATAATGAAATTCTGCAAGAGCTATTAAATAGCAAAGAATCGAATTTTATAAATACCGATTATATTTTGTAA
- a CDS encoding tetratricopeptide repeat protein produces MKQSIIAFLLLFALNSWSQNDKKLWLQENKYNLGLSYFQKKQFNKAIEPLLFAYKINPESEIGKESKIKIDLLKPILRNNFMNKIIGTWNLSGSEPTWVYKDLKNIRLNDTLMVVTSQEIAFYVKNIKTKETRLIRTDKMEFYDVLENNNSVTEIVNSDNELWAFIVDESLNGLHLIHSGDVTSSGKKAIDLDNKEAYYSRVK; encoded by the coding sequence ATGAAACAATCTATAATTGCATTTCTTCTCTTATTTGCATTAAACTCGTGGTCTCAAAACGATAAAAAATTATGGCTTCAGGAAAATAAGTATAATTTAGGATTATCTTACTTTCAGAAAAAACAATTTAATAAAGCTATTGAGCCTCTTTTATTTGCCTATAAAATCAATCCCGAATCGGAAATTGGCAAAGAATCAAAAATTAAAATTGATTTACTCAAACCAATTCTTAGAAATAATTTCATGAATAAGATAATTGGAACTTGGAATTTAAGTGGTAGTGAACCAACGTGGGTATACAAAGATTTAAAAAACATTAGGCTTAATGATACCTTGATGGTTGTTACAAGTCAAGAAATTGCTTTTTACGTAAAAAATATAAAAACAAAAGAAACCAGACTGATTAGAACAGATAAAATGGAATTTTATGACGTTCTTGAAAATAATAATTCAGTTACAGAAATTGTAAATTCAGATAACGAATTATGGGCTTTTATCGTAGACGAATCTCTAAATGGTCTTCATTTAATTCATAGTGGTGATGTGACTTCTTCAGGAAAAAAAGCGATCGATTTAGATAATAAAGAAGCGTATTATAGTAGAGTTAAATAA